The Helianthus annuus cultivar XRQ/B chromosome 16, HanXRQr2.0-SUNRISE, whole genome shotgun sequence genome includes a window with the following:
- the LOC110919833 gene encoding uncharacterized protein LOC110919833, whose product MSWDQFVALIKDNFCPQHEVERIEADFLTLDMKNFDYQAYLTSFNTMSRLVPYLVTPEPKRIARFIRGLAPEIKAIVKASRPTTFRSVADLSLSLTLDAVWQRSLKNSNEGKRKREEENSRRSDKKHKGNSDHKKSSGFKKDSQQTGEKPNSKTCQKHHFGKCRLESKSLSQTKTFGCGICKSKEHKTLDCKKLKDATCYGCNEKGYIKSNCPKYAKKPEEGKKTNAQVFQMNAQEAVQNDNVITGLANTRSMTKH is encoded by the coding sequence atgtcttgggatcagtttgttgcgTTGATCAAAGATAATTtctgtcctcagcatgaggtagaaagGATTGAAGCTGACTTCTTGACCTTGGACATGAAGAACTTTGATTATCAGGCGTACCTTACCAGTTTCAACaccatgtctcgattggttccctACTTGGTCACGCCAGAACCAAAACGTATAGCTCGTTTTATTAGAGGTCTAGCTCCAGAAATTAAAGCAATTGTGAAAGCATCTAGACCTACCACTTTCAGGTCAGTGGCTGATTTGTCATTATCTCTTACTCTCGATGCGGTCTGGCAGAGATCGCTTAAGAATTCCAATGAGGgaaaaaggaaacgtgaggaggAGAACTCACGACGTTCTGATAAGAAACATAAGGGGAACTCGGATCATAAGAAGAGTTCTGGATTCAAAAAGGATAGCCAACAGACGGGTGAGAAACCCAATTCCAAGACATGTCAGAagcatcactttggaaagtgtaggttGGAATCGAAGTCGCTGTCGCAAACGAAGACTTTTGGATGTGGGATCTGTAAGTCCAAGGAACATAAGACCTTGGATTGTAAAAAGTtgaaagatgcaacctgttatggttgcaacgagaaggggtaTATCAAGtccaactgcccaaagtatgcaaaGAAACCTGAAGAGGGTAAAAAGACCAATGCTcaggtctttcaaatgaatgcacaagaagcggTTCAGAATgacaatgtgataacag